In the genome of bacterium, the window TGCATCAAATCCACCCCATAAATTCAGCATGCTTCTATATCCTGCTTGGACAAGTTCATCTGCAGCTTTTCCACTCTCTTCAGTAGTTTTGGAATAAACCACTACTTTTTTACATTTACACCCAATATTTCCTGCTTTATTTTTTAAATCAATAAAGGGTATACTTATTGCCTTAACAATATGACCTTTATTATAATCTTCTGTCGGGCGAACATCTACAAGTACAAAACTTTCATTTTTATCAATCATTTCTTTTAATTGCTCTACGAGAATATCTTGATACTTCTGTCCTTCTATAATTTCCAGTTTTGCTTTGCCTGATACATTCGTAGATGGTGCAACAGAAGTTGAATCTGCACTTTTAGATTCTTTTAAAGATACAGAACGCGAAGCACAACCACAAAATAATAATCCGCCTACTATCAAAATAAAATAGAAGTTTTTCATAATAGTGCTCTTATATATCTAAACAAAATTTTGTCAAGAATAAGAATTTTTGGAGTTTATTCATCGCCCTAATTCCAAAATTTCAAACAGAATTATTGACAATAAGCTGATTTTTATTAAATATTAGGACTTATATGGATACAATTGCTGCAATATCTACTCCCTCAGGAGAAGGTGGAATTGGAATTATAAGAGTTTCCGGGACAAAAGCATTAAAAATTGCAGATAAAATCTTTAAAGGCAAGATTAAACCAAGTCTTGTTAAAACACATACTATTCATTATGGCAAAATAGTAGATGTTTCCGGCAAAAAAATAGATGAATGCTTACTGATGATAATGCTTAAACCAAACACATACACAACAGAAGATACGATTGAAATAAATGTCCACAGTGGAGTTGTTTCCTTAAGAAAAATACTCGAGACTGCACTCAAAAATGGCGCCAGATTAGCAGAACCCGGAGAATTCACAAAACGTGCTTTTATGGCAGGTAAAATAGACCTTATTCAGGCAGAAGCAGTCTTAGATATAATACAAGCAAAATCAGAAAAGGCATTAACAATGGCTATAAACCAACTTGAAGGGAAACTTTCCAACCATATTAAAAAATTAAAAGATACACTATTGAAAATAATAACTAACCTTGAAACAGATATAGAGTTCTCAGAAGAAGAAATAAAAATTCAAAATATTGCTCCTATGTTAAAAGAAGTCCATCAATCAATTAATAACCTTTTAATTTCAAGCAGACAAGGAAAATTCTTAAAAGAAGGCATAACTTTTACAATCATAGGAAAAGCAAATGTCGGAAAATCAAGCATATTTAACTCCTTATTAGGAAAAGAACAGGCAATCGTTACAAAATACCCCGGAACAACTAGAGATACAATAGAAGCATGGTTAGATGTTAAAGGATTACCCTTAAAACTTATTGATACCGCAGGTTTGATGACAACTAACAATCCTATGGATATAGCAGGTCAGCAAAGAACCCAAAAAGCAATAAGCGAATCTGATGGAGTTTTATTTGTTTTTGATGTAACAAAAGGAGTGACAAAAGAAGATATTAACCTTTTGAAACATATTAAAAACAAAAAAGTAATCGGTATCTTTAATAAATGCGATTTACCTCATCAAAAAATTGTAGCAAAAAATTTCGATTTTCCTGTTTTATCGGTTTCTGCTTTAAACGGGACCAATATAGATTTAATCTTAAAATCTATATCTAAATTAGTAATTTTAGACAATATTCCACCACTGGTATCAAAAATGAGACACATTGAAACACTGGAAAAAGCAAATTTATCTATTAAAAAAGCTATATCGGGAATGAGAAAATTAACTCCAGAATGTTTAGCTTATGAGATAAAAGAAGCATCAACCTGTTTATCTGAACTTACAGGTGAAATAACTAATGAAATTATTTTGAATCAAATTTTTTCAGAATTTTGTATCGGTAAATAAGAAAACATTTGACAAAAAAATATAGTTAAAATAGTCTTGTATGAATAAAGTTCGTTAAGTTTGTTTTTATAAATAAATCTTATGCAAGAGTCGGTTGTAGATATAATGCTTGAACTTGGGCTTTTAAGTCAGGAACAATTAAACAATGCAATTAATCATCAATGGGAAAATGGCGGGGAATTAGAAGAAAACCTTATAAAGTCAGGTTATTTTAATGAAAATATTTTGTTTACAATTCTTACGCGTAAATTTGAATATTACCCATTTGATTTATCTAGCTTTACCCCTGAACAAGAATTGTTGAAAATTATACCGTCCTGGATTGTAAAACATTTTTTAGTCATTCCTATTGTAAGTTCCGGCACAAGTTTAGCTGTAACAATGATGAATCCTCTTGACAGAGAAGCAATGGACAATCTAAAGAAAGCTACTTATCTCGACATTTTACCTTTTGTTGCACCTAAAAGTGAAATAGAACAATTTATCTTTAAATATTATGGCGTTGATATGCCTGAAAAAGAAATGGAAGAAGTAGTAGAAGAAAGTTCCGTTGATTTTACCCCGCTCAGAAAATATAATTTCGATAATTTTATAACAGGAAAATGTAACGATTTTGCATATTCTATGTCCCTTTCTGTAGCCCGTAGTTACTCCGAAGAATGCAATCCCTTATTTATATTTTCAGATTGCGGAATGGGAAAAACTCATTTGCTGGTAGCTATCTGGAATTATATAATTGAAAGACAAAGCCAGAGAAAAGCGCTTTATTACTCATCGGACAGATTTGCCACAGAACTTAAACAAGCAGTGGAAACAAGACAATTAGAAAATTTCAGAACAAGATTTAGCAAAATAGACGTTCTGCTTATCGATGATATAGGGCTTATTGCGGGAGATGAAGTCACGCAACAGCATTTTTTTAATATCTTTAACGATTTATTTTTAAGTTCCAAACAAATCGTTGTAACTTCTGACCGTCCACCAAAAGAATTACCAACTCTTTCCGCAAGACTCAAGTCAAGATTTGAAGGTGGTCTTATTGCAAGAATAGACCCCCCGGATCTTGAAACACGAATAAGTATCTTAAAATTCAAAGCAAGGGCTGCGAAAATCTCCGATTCTATCGTTACGGCAATAGCAGAAAAAGTAATGAGTAATGTGCGGGAACTCGAGGGTATTTTTAAAGAAATAGTAGCCTACTCAAAATATAAGAATGAAACGCCTTCAGATAAAATAGTAGAAGAAATATTGCTCAGGAGGGCAATGCTTAAACCTTATATACAATGAAAAATAATAAGATATTCCAATACCTAAAAAAATCTCTAACGGGAGAGCCTTACGCAATTGGTCTTGATATAGGGACCCGTTATATAAAAGTTGCTCAAATAAAGAAAAAATCGGGCAAATATATTCTTGAGAAATATGGAGTCATAAAATTACTTCCTGAAATAATCGTTGACCGCGAAATTATGGATAGAGAAGTACTAGTAGAAAGCTTCAAAAACCTAATAAAAGAAACCGGTCTGGATAAGAAAAATATCTCCATAATTGTATCTGGTAAAAACGTAATTATTAAAAAGGTAAGTATTAAATCTCCCAAACCTCGCGAACTCAATGACACTATTCAAAAATTGGCAATAGAAAATATTCCTTTTAACTTAAAAGAAGTCGTTATGGACTCCAAAAGGTTACAGGATAAACAAGGACAGTTCGAATTATTATTAACTGCCGTAAAAAATGAAAGCGTCTACCCATGGATAGATGTATTAAAAGAATCAGGACTTAACCCGGTAAATATTGATATCGCACCTATAGTTTTACACGCTATTTATAAGGCAAATGACTATGTGAAAAAGGAAGGTACTTATTTAATTATAAATGTAGGTTTTGAACATACATTAATCACAATCGTTAAAGATAATTTTTATCTTATGGATGATGAAATTCCCCTTGGAGTTCGATCTTTTGTCGAAGAGCTTCAAAGAGTATGTGGAATTAGAGCCGAAGAAGCCAGTAGAGTTATAAGGGGCGAAAAAATAGAAAATGTAAATGAAGAGCTTGCATCCAACACAATAAATAGCACAGCAAAAAGACTATTAAATAGAATAGAAAGAGTATTGCCGGAAATTTCCGAGTGGAATGGCATAATCATTGGGGGTGGAGGCACTACAATAAAGGAAATCAAGGAAGTATTTACTGAACATTTTAAAATAGAATGCGCAATTGGTAATCCATTAAAAACAATAGAATGCGCAATAACTCCCCCTGAAGTACCAACCGCTTTTGATATAGCTATTGGTCTTGCTATCTCAAGATTGGAAAAAGTAAATATTAACCTATTACCGCTGGAAGAAAGAGCAGTTGAGAAAAACAAATTAAGAGACTTTTTAAGAACAGGATTTTTAATTTATATTCCGCTTATTGCTGTTTTAATTCTTGGGCTTATAGGTCTTGGGCTGTCAAGGAAAGAAGCTCGTATAAAAAAAGAAATTGCCACTAAGGAAACAGAATTAAAAGAATTAGCTCCTAAAGTAGCAGAAGTACAAGCGCTAATACAAAAAGAAAAAGCAATAGCAGATAAGATTAATATTATAAAAAAATTGAGTAATCCAAAGTATGCAAGGATTAAATTTTTTGATGAAATCAATCGCTTGTTGCCCGAATATACGTGGCTCACCGCAATAGCTGAGGATAATGTAGATTCTCTGGGGTATATTGGTTTCTTAGTACACGGTGTAACTACCTCTAATTTTGCAGTTTCTAATTTTATGCAGAAATTGGAAAGCTCTCAATATTTTACTGATGTAAAACTTTCCTATACCCAAAGAAACGAAATTGCAGGAACTGAAACTACAGAATTTGAAATAAAAGTAAAATTTGTAGAAGATAAAACAAAATACCCACCTAAAGAAGATTCTACTAAAGGGAAAAATGAAAAAAAGAAAACCGATATTAAGGAGGACAAATGATTAAAAGTAAAAATTTAGTAATCGTTGGTTTAGTATGTTTTCTGGTTTCTATTTTTCTGGTATTTGGATGCAAGAAAAAATCTCTCGTTTCACTAACAAAAGATGTCTTTATAACTATTACTTCTGAAAAAGATAGCTTACTGGCAGATGGAACCAGCACAAGCACAATAACAGCGCTGATAAGACTGGAAGACGATAGCACTTGCGTTAACGGAACGGTAGTAAGTTTTAAAACATCGCTTGGGTCAATAACGGCATCCGATACAACAGATTCAGATGGCGTTGCAACAACTACTCTCACAAGTTTAGCAACCACAGGTTTAGCAAGAATAACCGTTACCGCAGAAGGGACATCAAAAGTAGCTCAACTCAAATTTTATTCTACAAGTGGGAATACCACCATCTA includes:
- a CDS encoding rhodanese-like domain-containing protein, with product MKNFYFILIVGGLLFCGCASRSVSLKESKSADSTSVAPSTNVSGKAKLEIIEGQKYQDILVEQLKEMIDKNESFVLVDVRPTEDYNKGHIVKAISIPFIDLKNKAGNIGCKCKKVVVYSKTTEESGKAADELVQAGYRSMLNLWGGFDAWKREKGTIVGPITE
- the mnmE gene encoding tRNA uridine-5-carboxymethylaminomethyl(34) synthesis GTPase MnmE; protein product: MDTIAAISTPSGEGGIGIIRVSGTKALKIADKIFKGKIKPSLVKTHTIHYGKIVDVSGKKIDECLLMIMLKPNTYTTEDTIEINVHSGVVSLRKILETALKNGARLAEPGEFTKRAFMAGKIDLIQAEAVLDIIQAKSEKALTMAINQLEGKLSNHIKKLKDTLLKIITNLETDIEFSEEEIKIQNIAPMLKEVHQSINNLLISSRQGKFLKEGITFTIIGKANVGKSSIFNSLLGKEQAIVTKYPGTTRDTIEAWLDVKGLPLKLIDTAGLMTTNNPMDIAGQQRTQKAISESDGVLFVFDVTKGVTKEDINLLKHIKNKKVIGIFNKCDLPHQKIVAKNFDFPVLSVSALNGTNIDLILKSISKLVILDNIPPLVSKMRHIETLEKANLSIKKAISGMRKLTPECLAYEIKEASTCLSELTGEITNEIILNQIFSEFCIGK
- a CDS encoding DnaA/Hda family protein, coding for MQESVVDIMLELGLLSQEQLNNAINHQWENGGELEENLIKSGYFNENILFTILTRKFEYYPFDLSSFTPEQELLKIIPSWIVKHFLVIPIVSSGTSLAVTMMNPLDREAMDNLKKATYLDILPFVAPKSEIEQFIFKYYGVDMPEKEMEEVVEESSVDFTPLRKYNFDNFITGKCNDFAYSMSLSVARSYSEECNPLFIFSDCGMGKTHLLVAIWNYIIERQSQRKALYYSSDRFATELKQAVETRQLENFRTRFSKIDVLLIDDIGLIAGDEVTQQHFFNIFNDLFLSSKQIVVTSDRPPKELPTLSARLKSRFEGGLIARIDPPDLETRISILKFKARAAKISDSIVTAIAEKVMSNVRELEGIFKEIVAYSKYKNETPSDKIVEEILLRRAMLKPYIQ
- the pilM gene encoding type IV pilus assembly protein PilM, translated to MKNNKIFQYLKKSLTGEPYAIGLDIGTRYIKVAQIKKKSGKYILEKYGVIKLLPEIIVDREIMDREVLVESFKNLIKETGLDKKNISIIVSGKNVIIKKVSIKSPKPRELNDTIQKLAIENIPFNLKEVVMDSKRLQDKQGQFELLLTAVKNESVYPWIDVLKESGLNPVNIDIAPIVLHAIYKANDYVKKEGTYLIINVGFEHTLITIVKDNFYLMDDEIPLGVRSFVEELQRVCGIRAEEASRVIRGEKIENVNEELASNTINSTAKRLLNRIERVLPEISEWNGIIIGGGGTTIKEIKEVFTEHFKIECAIGNPLKTIECAITPPEVPTAFDIAIGLAISRLEKVNINLLPLEERAVEKNKLRDFLRTGFLIYIPLIAVLILGLIGLGLSRKEARIKKEIATKETELKELAPKVAEVQALIQKEKAIADKINIIKKLSNPKYARIKFFDEINRLLPEYTWLTAIAEDNVDSLGYIGFLVHGVTTSNFAVSNFMQKLESSQYFTDVKLSYTQRNEIAGTETTEFEIKVKFVEDKTKYPPKEDSTKGKNEKKKTDIKEDK